The candidate division WOR-3 bacterium genome window below encodes:
- a CDS encoding UvrD-helicase domain-containing protein — protein MSSMIKNIALVSAAGSGKTHALTKRFLLLYLQDPGYPLESLYAITFTNAAAYEMKDRILHYLDVLSTGVAKTDSEKEVLEYFSGIFPDVKTRAAARRLQLLNNLSDLHISTFHSLFASFLSCIPFAADIMPDYDILDETKEGALLVQTIDEFFEAAGRDKKVLRVISDMMEQQGKGIKRGIDQLYENLINWMDFFDELTGREQKVVADTTKHSSAFAESLKKFVAFVHAHEDAACTKTTGRMNTYLANFLSKIEEAAAAGDAEALKPLFAEFLENGIESKKYIRDFIENLDSPQEYHAVLNELVVSCRKYIVTLSEREILVHVKPIMKIHEYFQRAKKEKNALSFSDIETFTLKALARSPETEYLYFKLGSEINHLMIDEFQDTSLHQIEILEPIMDEITAVEPKKKSLFYVGDPHQSVFRWRGGAPELFEYVKQRYGEKIEGDELVVNYRTKQEIIDFVNLILNKKDRAKPGNTGGWVRVEEVGSFPSKGEAREAVMAKTLAIIEELTAKYGYALDDIAILTRKNKFARELAGVLSSSGIACVSQARASVLDEHDVQFMIHLLRFLDDPEDDFSLVHVLLSPVVNLKEETIRKLKFHGKTLYMVLLDHHADWTVTQKLKDLLSSVYFCNPYELIFRSIREFGLKMSYPLATLLDAALSYTKDGLNSLAPFINWFEQQGALLQVKETHARGVQILTIHRAKGLEFEVVIIPETDEDLSRGENDNLIFSYKDDSVRPDKVYWRGYGRYLLDLKEAERVRLAKDSLNLLYVALTRAKTGVYMLGFTTKNRNAGFWLETIKERLDGKPYPMIDIVPKEKPRGEEAKAKPYVEVREAPVISEERTLYSPTERGVEIVAPERRRGMKFGEMIHRALSQVEWLDDVDVEKCIADAVEYTKSIFARSAEDEKEIDARLAPLVRDTLLDQDLRFLFYKDGRDVTCKNELPIYFEEEKRDVSAHIDRLIIGRDEIVIADYKTGGEKGEYKKQLRVYKKGIEKIYPGRSTRTLMVYLEKEKGKKTVEV, from the coding sequence ATGAGTAGCATGATCAAGAACATCGCGCTTGTTTCTGCGGCCGGCTCCGGCAAGACGCACGCGCTCACAAAACGTTTTCTCTTGTTATATCTGCAGGACCCCGGGTATCCTCTCGAGTCTCTGTACGCCATCACGTTCACCAATGCGGCGGCGTATGAGATGAAGGACCGTATCCTGCACTATCTGGATGTGCTCAGCACCGGTGTCGCGAAGACCGATTCCGAGAAAGAAGTGCTGGAATATTTCAGCGGCATATTCCCGGATGTCAAAACGCGCGCTGCAGCACGCAGGCTGCAATTGCTCAACAATCTGTCAGACCTGCACATTTCTACCTTTCACAGCCTTTTTGCTTCTTTCCTTTCCTGCATCCCGTTTGCCGCGGATATCATGCCCGATTACGATATCCTTGATGAAACAAAAGAAGGCGCGCTCCTTGTCCAGACGATCGATGAATTCTTCGAGGCCGCGGGCAGGGATAAAAAGGTTCTAAGGGTCATCAGTGATATGATGGAGCAGCAGGGGAAGGGAATAAAGAGAGGTATCGACCAGCTCTACGAAAACCTCATTAACTGGATGGATTTCTTCGATGAATTGACGGGCCGCGAGCAAAAAGTAGTAGCCGATACCACAAAACATTCCAGTGCCTTTGCTGAATCGCTGAAGAAATTTGTAGCGTTTGTCCATGCGCATGAAGATGCAGCCTGCACCAAGACCACGGGCAGGATGAACACGTACCTTGCCAATTTCCTTAGCAAGATCGAGGAAGCGGCTGCTGCCGGCGATGCCGAAGCACTCAAACCCTTATTTGCTGAGTTTTTGGAAAATGGGATCGAGAGCAAGAAATACATCCGCGATTTTATTGAGAATCTCGATTCGCCGCAGGAGTATCACGCCGTGCTCAACGAACTGGTCGTTTCGTGCAGGAAGTACATCGTGACACTATCAGAGCGCGAGATACTCGTGCACGTGAAACCGATCATGAAGATACATGAGTACTTCCAGCGCGCCAAAAAGGAAAAGAACGCGTTGAGTTTCAGTGATATCGAAACGTTTACCTTGAAGGCCCTGGCGAGAAGCCCGGAGACCGAATACCTCTATTTCAAACTCGGTTCTGAGATAAACCACCTGATGATCGATGAGTTTCAGGACACCAGCCTTCATCAGATCGAAATACTCGAGCCTATCATGGATGAAATCACCGCGGTCGAGCCGAAAAAGAAGAGCCTGTTTTATGTCGGGGATCCGCACCAGTCGGTCTTCCGCTGGCGCGGCGGTGCACCCGAACTATTCGAATACGTAAAGCAGCGGTACGGAGAAAAGATCGAAGGTGACGAACTCGTTGTGAACTACCGCACGAAGCAGGAGATCATTGATTTCGTCAATCTGATCCTCAACAAAAAAGACCGGGCAAAACCCGGCAACACGGGCGGCTGGGTACGCGTCGAAGAGGTAGGTTCATTTCCGTCAAAAGGAGAGGCCAGGGAAGCGGTCATGGCGAAAACCTTGGCGATCATCGAAGAACTCACCGCTAAATACGGCTATGCACTCGACGATATTGCCATCCTCACGCGGAAGAATAAATTTGCCAGGGAGCTGGCAGGCGTGTTGTCCTCATCCGGAATCGCCTGTGTTAGCCAGGCGCGGGCGAGCGTGCTCGATGAGCACGATGTGCAATTCATGATCCATCTCTTGCGGTTCCTCGATGACCCCGAGGATGATTTCAGCCTCGTGCATGTTCTGCTGTCGCCGGTGGTCAACCTCAAGGAAGAGACGATAAGGAAACTAAAATTCCACGGCAAGACCCTGTACATGGTTCTCCTTGATCACCATGCTGATTGGACGGTGACGCAGAAGCTAAAGGATTTGTTGTCGAGCGTTTATTTCTGTAATCCTTATGAGTTGATTTTCCGTAGCATACGCGAATTCGGGCTCAAGATGTCTTATCCGCTAGCCACCTTGCTCGATGCTGCGTTGTCATATACAAAAGATGGTTTGAATTCACTCGCCCCGTTCATTAACTGGTTCGAACAGCAGGGTGCGTTGCTGCAGGTGAAGGAAACTCATGCGCGTGGCGTGCAGATCCTTACCATCCACCGCGCAAAGGGGCTGGAATTCGAGGTTGTCATAATTCCTGAGACCGATGAAGATCTATCCAGGGGCGAGAACGACAACCTGATCTTTTCGTATAAAGATGACAGTGTGCGGCCGGACAAAGTATACTGGCGCGGGTACGGCAGGTATCTTCTGGATCTTAAGGAAGCAGAGAGGGTACGCTTGGCAAAGGATAGCCTGAATCTCCTGTACGTGGCGTTGACCAGGGCCAAAACCGGTGTTTACATGCTCGGCTTCACCACAAAGAACAGAAATGCCGGTTTCTGGCTTGAGACGATCAAAGAACGGTTAGATGGTAAACCCTACCCGATGATTGACATTGTGCCCAAAGAGAAGCCGCGCGGGGAAGAAGCGAAAGCAAAACCGTATGTCGAGGTCCGCGAAGCGCCGGTGATCAGCGAAGAACGGACGCTCTATTCGCCGACTGAACGGGGCGTGGAAATAGTTGCGCCTGAGCGAAGGAGAGGAATGAAGTTTGGAGAAATGATACACCGCGCGCTGAGCCAGGTCGAATGGCTTGATGATGTCGATGTCGAAAAGTGCATTGCCGATGCCGTTGAGTACACGAAGAGTATTTTTGCGCGGTCGGCAGAGGATGAGAAGGAGATCGACGCACGGCTGGCGCCGCTGGTGCGGGATACGCTGCTCGACCAGGATTTGAGATTTTTGTTCTACAAGGACGGCCGCGACGTCACATGCAAGAACGAATTGCCGATCTATTTCGAAGAAGAGAAGCGCGACGTGTCCGCGCACATTGACCGGCTCATTATCGGCCGTGACGAAATAGTCATCGCCGATTACAAGACCGGCGGGGAAAAAGGTGAATACAAGAAACAACTGCGTGTATACAAGAAAGGTATCGAAAAGATATATCCGGGCCGCTCCACCCGCACGCTGATGGTATATCTGGAAAAGGAAAAGGGTAAAAAAACCGTAGAAGTCTGA